In Idiomarina sp. PL1-037, a single genomic region encodes these proteins:
- the mazG gene encoding nucleoside triphosphate pyrophosphohydrolase, with product MKGMQQLQQVMTQLRNPESGCPWDLKQNMTSLIPYTIEETYEVVDAIQSGNWQSIKDELGDLLFQVVFYAQLAREEQQFELDDIAAHTAEKLISRHPHVFGTDAERNLSDAEIKAQWEQIKQQERTKKDAKGSVFDDIPSQLPSILKAAKLQKRAASVGFDWTEAEPVYAKVDEEIQEVKEATDQDHIEEEIGDLLFAVVNLARHKQVNPEAALQRANEKFKSRFQHIEQSLSQQGKHPTDCNLEELESLWQVAKRK from the coding sequence GTGAAAGGCATGCAACAACTGCAACAGGTTATGACTCAGCTACGCAACCCAGAAAGCGGCTGCCCCTGGGATTTAAAGCAGAACATGACCTCGTTAATTCCTTACACCATAGAGGAAACCTACGAAGTGGTAGATGCCATTCAGTCGGGTAACTGGCAGTCGATAAAAGATGAGCTGGGCGATTTACTGTTTCAGGTAGTGTTCTATGCTCAGTTAGCGCGCGAAGAGCAGCAATTTGAGCTGGACGACATCGCTGCACATACCGCTGAAAAATTGATAAGTCGCCACCCGCATGTATTCGGCACCGATGCTGAGCGCAATCTGTCTGACGCTGAAATTAAAGCCCAGTGGGAACAGATAAAACAGCAGGAGCGGACAAAGAAAGATGCCAAAGGCTCTGTGTTTGACGACATACCCAGTCAACTGCCCAGTATTTTAAAAGCTGCCAAACTGCAAAAGCGTGCCGCGTCAGTGGGCTTTGACTGGACCGAAGCTGAGCCTGTTTACGCCAAAGTTGACGAAGAAATTCAGGAAGTAAAAGAAGCCACCGACCAGGACCATATCGAAGAAGAAATTGGCGACTTATTGTTTGCCGTAGTTAACCTCGCCCGCCACAAACAAGTGAACCCCGAAGCCGCGCTGCAACGCGCCAACGAAAAGTTCAAAAGCCGCTTTCAGCACATAGAGCAAAGCTTAAGTCAGCAAGGCAAGCACCCAACCGACTGCAACCTTGAAGAGTTAGAATCTCTATGGCAAGTCGCTAAGCGGAAATAA